One Podospora pseudopauciseta strain CBS 411.78 chromosome 5 map unlocalized CBS411.78m_5, whole genome shotgun sequence DNA window includes the following coding sequences:
- the FKS1 gene encoding 1,3-beta-D-glucan synthase (EggNog:ENOG503NUI9; CAZy:GT48; COG:M): MSGYPQGQGGQGQGQGGYNGRDEYDDGYGQGGHGGQHGNDAYYQDDQQYYDNQPNSGHAQGRGNQQGDGYYDESGYYNADPNNPYQQDGGYYDNNDQYQDDYYNNGQRGNNGYYDQGYGQGGYGGNGQGPRQGSEDDSETFSDFTMRSDMARAADMDYYGRGDEQYNNGYNDEGGNRGYRPPSSQISYGGNRSSGASTPNYGMDYSNVLPAGQRSREPYPAWTSDAQIPLSKEEVEDIFLDLTAKFGFQRDSMRNMYDHLMTLLDSRASRMTPNQALLSLHADYIGGDNANYRKWYFAAHLDLDDAVGFANMKGKKAKKKAKKGKGPGPENEAEALEDLEGDDSLEAAEYRWKTRMNRMSQHDRVRQLALFLLCWGEANQVRFMAECLCFIFKCADDYLNSPACQNLVEPVEEFTFLNNVITPLYQYCRDQGYEISNGVYVRRERDHEQIIGYDDCNQLFWYPEGIERIVLEDKTKLVDVPPAERYLKLKDVNWKKCFFKTYKETRSWFHLLVNFNRIWIIHLTMFWFYTAYNSPTLITVKYEQEVNQWPEKAAHWSIVGFGGAIASGIQVAATITEWAYVPRKWAGAQHLTKKLMFLILVFILNVAPGVYVFMPEKDDKAYIEKQRTTLALALGIAHFFIALITFIFFSIMPLGGLFGSYLTKNSRRYVASQTFTASWPRLKGKAIAMSYGLWLIVFGAKFGESYAYLTLSIKDPIRYLHIMDTSSCMGDFFLSNMICQHQPKITLGLLLITDLIFFFLDTYLWYVLLNTVFSIARSFYLGSSIWTPWRNIFSRLPKRIYSKVLATTDMEIKYKPKVLISQIWNAIIISMYREHLLAIDHVQKLLYHQVPSEQEGKRTLRAPTFFVSQEDHSFKTEFFPAYSEAERRISFFAQSLSTPIPEPLPVDNMPTFTVMIPHYSEKILLSLREIIREDEPYSRVTLLEYLKQLHPHEWDCFVKDTKILADETSQFNGEDEKTEGKDTAKSKIDDLPFYCIGFKSSAPEYTLRTRIWASLRFQTLYRTVSGFMNYARAIKLLYRVENPEVVQMFGGNSDKLERELERMARRKFKLCISMQRFAKFKKEEMENAEFLLRAYPDLQIAYLDEEPPLNEGEEPRLYSALIDGHSEIMENGQRRPKFRIQLSGNPILGDGKSDNQNHAIIFYRGEYIQLIDANQDNYLEECLKIRSVLAEFEEMKTDNVSPYTPGVKNAVHTPVAILGAREYIFSENIGILGDVAAGKEQTFGTLFARTLAEIGGKLHYGHPDFLNGIFMTTRGGVSKAQKGLHLNEDIYAGMNALLRGGRIKHCEYYQCGKGRDLGFGSILNFTTKIGTGMGEQFLSREYYYLGTQLPLDRFLSFYYAHPGFHVNNMFIMLSVQLFMISLLQIGALRKETVRCDYNRDVPITDPLLPTGCANTDALVDWVYRSILSIFFVFFLSFVPLFVQEMMERGVLRAATRFAKHIGSLSPFFEVFVCQIYANSVQMDVTFGGARYIGTGRGFATARIPFGVLYSRFAGPSIYFGARLLMMLLFATITVWTPAIIYFWISLLALVISPFLYNPHQFAWTDFFIDYRDYLRWLSRGNSRSHASSWISFCRLSRTRTTGYKRKVIGDPSAKMSGDVPRAAFTNMMWAEIFTPFCLVLVTLIPYLYINSLTGVGGEFGTKEVDDPAAVVMRVAIVAFAPIGLNLAVLAAMFGMACCMGPVLSMCCKKFGSVLAAIAHAVAVIGLLVFFEVMFFLQRADFARTLLGMIAVLALQRFILKVIVTLCLTREMKTDAANIAFWTGKWYSLGWHTVSQPAREFLCKITELSMFAADFVLGHVILFLMLPVILIPQVDKLHSMMLFWLRPSRQIRPPIYSMKQTKLRRRRVLRYSILYFTMFILFAALIAGPLVAGKFIMPTLETTLKFGDMVLVQPDVNQDNTRNSTMTGTGRPSYSGAYTPTTVAAKRPAETAGTNDRLF, translated from the exons ATGTCGGGATATCCCCAAGGCCAGGGAGGCCAGGGCCAGGGCCAAGGCGGCTACAACGGCCGCGATGAGTACGATGACGGCTACGGTCAAGGCGGTCACGGAGGCCAGCACGGCAATGACGCCTACTATCAAGACGACCAACAGTACTATGACAACCAGCCAAATAGCGGTCACGCCCAGGGCCGCGGCAATCAGCAAGGCGATGGCTACTATGACGAATC TGGTTACTACAACGCCGACCCCAATAACCCGTACCAGCAAGATGGCGGCTACtacgacaacaacgaccaATACCAGGACGATTACTACAACAACGGCCAGAGAGGCAACAATGGCTACTACGATCAAGGGTACGGTCAAGGTGGCTACGGTGGCAATGGTCAGGGTCCAAGGCAGGGCTCCGAAGACGATTCGGAGACCTTCAGCGACTTCACGATGAGGTCCGACATGGCCAGAGCAGCCGACATGGACTACTATGGACGCGGTGATGAGCAGTACAACAACGGCTACAACGATGAGGGAGGCAACCGCGGATACCGCCCACCATCGTCGCAGATCTCCTATGGTGGCAACCGCTCCTCCGGCGCCTCTACGCCCAACTACGGAATGGACTACAGCAATGTCCTGCCCGCCGGTCAGCGCTCCAGGGAACCCTATCCCGCCTGGACTTCGGATGCCCAGATTCCCCTctccaaggaggaggtggaggacatCTTTTTGGACTTGACGGCGAAATTCGGTTTCCAGCGCGACAGCATGCGCAACATGTACGACCACTTGATGACACTTCTGGATTCGCGCGCGTCCCGCATGACGCCCAACCAGGCCCTGCTGTCTCTCCATGCCGATTACATTGGTGGCGACAACGCCAACTACCGCAAGTGGTACTTTGCTGCCCATCTTGACCTGGACGACGCCGTCGGTTTCGCCAACatgaagggcaagaaggccaagaagaaggcgaagaagggcaagggtCCGGGTCCCGAAAACGAGGCCGAGGCTTTGGAAGATCTCGAGGGCGATGACTCGTTGGAGGCGGCCGAGTACCGCTGGAAGACGAGAATGAACCGCATGTCGCAGCACGATCGGGTGAGGCAGCTCGCTCTGTTCTTGCTCTGCTGGGGCGAGGCCAACCAGGTTCGCTTCATGGCGGAATGTCTCTGCTTTATCTTCAAGTGCGCCGACGATTATCTCAACTCGCCCGCCTGCCAAAACCTTGTTGagccggtggaggagttCACCTTCCTGAACAACGTGATCACGCCTCTGTATCAGTACTGCAGAGACCAGGGCTACGAAATTTCCAACGGTGTCTATGTCCGTCGCGAACGCGACCATGAGCAGATCATCGGCTACGATGATTGCAACCAGCTCTTCTGGTACCCCGAGGGCATTGAGCGCATCGTGCTCGAGGACAAGACCAAGCTCGTCGACGTTCCTCCCGCGGAACGTTacctcaagctcaaggatGTCAACTGGAAGAAGTGCTTTTTCAAGACCTACAAGGAAACGCGTTCCTGGttccatctcctcgtcaacTTCAACCGCATCTGGATTATTCACCTGACCATGTTCTGGTTCTACACGGCCTACAACTCCCCCACGCTCATCACCGTCAAGTACGAACAAGAAGTCAACCAGTGGCCCGAGAAGGCTGCCCATTGGTCCATCGTCGGGTTCGGTGGTGCCATCGCTTCCGGTATCCAAGtggccgccaccatcacGGAATGGGCCTACGTTCCAAGGAAGTGGGCGGGCGCGCAGCACTTGACCAAAAAGTTGATGTTTCTCATTCTGGTCTTCATCCTCAACGTCGCTCCCGGCGTTTACGTCTTCATGCCCGAGAAGGACGACAAGGCCTATATCGAGAAGCAGCGCACTACCCTCGCGCTGGCCCTCGGTATCGCCCACTTCTTCATTGCTCTCATCAcgttcatcttcttctccatcatgCCGCTCGGTGGTCTGTTTGGAAGCTACCTGACCAAGAACTCGAGGCGGTACGTGGCCAGTCAGACCTTCACTGCCAGCTGGCCGCGTCTCAAGGGCAAGGCCATCGCCATGTCTTACGGCCTCTGGCTTATCGTGTTTGGCGCCAAGTTTGGAGAGTCTTATGCctacctcaccctctccatcaaGGACCCTATTCGGTATCTGCACATCATGGACACGTCGTCCTGCATGGGTGACTTTTTCCTGAGCAACATGATCTGCCAACATCAGCCCAAGATCACGCTCGGTCTTTTGCTCATCACGGAtttgatcttcttcttcctcgacaCGTACCTGTGGTATGTGCTCTTGAACACGGTGTTCTCGATCGCCCGGTCCTTCTACCTCGGTTCTTCCATTTGGACTCCCTGGAGAAACATCTTCTCTCGTCTCCCGAAGCGTATCTACTCCAAGGTCCTGGCAACCACCGACATGGAGATCAAGTACAAGCCCAAGGTCCTGATTTCTCAGATTTGGAATGCCATCATCATTTCCATGTATCGCGAGCACCTCCTGGCCATTGACCATGTCCAGAAGCTTCTCTACCACCAGGTTCCTTCGGAGCAGGAGGGCAAGAGGACGCTGCGTGCTCCCACCTTCTTCGTCTCGCAGGAAGATCACTCTTTCAAGACCGAGTTCTTCCCCGCCTACAGCGAGGCCGAGCGCAGaatctccttcttcgcccaGTCGCTCTCGACGCCCATCCCTGAGCCCTTGCCCGTTGATAACATGCCCACCTTCACCGTCATGATTCCTCACTACAGCGAAAAGATTCTCCTCTCCCTAAGAGAAATCATTCGTGAAGACGAGCCTTACTCTCGTGTCACCCTTCTCGAGTACCTCAAGCAGCTTCACCCTCACGAGTGGGACTGCTTCGTCAAGGACACCAAGATTCTGGCCGATGAGACCTCGCAGTTCAacggcgaggatgagaagacGGAAGGCAAGGACACGGCCAAGAGCAAGATTGATGATCTTCCCTTCTACTGCATTGGTTTCAAGTCGTCGGCCCCCGAATACACGCTCCGCACACGTATTTGGGCCTCGCTCCGTTTCCAGACCCTGTACCGTACTGTCTCCGGCTTCATGAACTACGCCCGCGCCATCAAGCTGCTCTATCGCGTCGAGAACCCCGAGGTTGTCCAGATGTTTGGCGGCAACTCGGACAAGCTGGAGCGCGAGCTTGAGCGCATGGCCCGTCGCAAGTTCAAGCTCTGCATCTCCATGCAGCGATTCgccaagttcaagaaggaagagatGGAAAATGCCGAGTTCTTGCTCCGTGCCTACCCCGACCTGCAGATTGCCTACCTCGACGAGGAGCCTCCCCTTAACGAGGGCGAGGAGCCCCGCCTCTACTCTGCCCTGATTGATGGCCACTCTGAGATCATGGAGAACGGTCAGCGTCGCCCCAAGTTCCGCATTCAGCTCTCTGGCAACCCCATTCTTGGCGACGGCAAATCCGACAACCAGAACCACGCCATCATCTTCTACCGCGGCGAGTACATCCAGCTCATCGACGCCAACCAGGACAACTACCTCGAGGAGTGCCTCAAGATCCGTAGCGTTCTTGCCGAGTTCGAGGAGATGAAGACGGACAACGTTTCCCCCTACACTCCCGGTGTCAAGAACGCGGTCCACACTCCTGTTGCCATCTTGGGTGCTCGTGAATACATCTTCTCGGAGAACATTGGGATCCTTGGTGACGTTGCTGCCGGTAAGGAGCAGACGTTCGGCACCCTCTTTGCCAGAACACTGGCCGAGATCGGTGGCAAGCTTCATTACGGTCATCCCGACTTCCTCAACGGCATCTTCATGACGACTCGCGGCGGTGTGTCCAAGGCTCAAAAGGGCTTGCACTTGAACGAAGACATTTATGCCGGCATGAACGCCCTGCTGCGTGGTGGCCGCATCAAGCACTGCGAGTACTACCAGTGCGGCAAGGGTCGTGATTTGGGTTTCGGCTCCATTCTCAACTTCACGACCAAGATCGGAACGGGCATGGGTGAGCAGTTCTTGTCCCGCGAGTACTACTACCTCGGAACCCAGCTGCCGTTGGATcgcttcttgtccttctaCTACGCCCATCCTGGTTTCCACGTCAACAACATGTTCATCATGCTTTCGGTCCAGCTTTTCATGATCTCGCTCCTGCAGATCGGTGCTCTTCGAAAGGAGACTGTCCGCTGCGACTACAACCGCGACGTTCCCATCACGGATCCTCTGTTGCCCACGGGCTGTGCCAACACGGACGCGCTGGTCGACTGGGTCTACCGCAGTATTCTGTCGAttttcttcgtcttcttcctctcgtTCGTGCCCCTGTTTGTTCAGGAGATGATGGAACGCGGTGTGCTGCGCGCCGCCACGCGCTTCGCCAAGCACATCGGCTCTCTCTCGCCCTTCTTTGAAGTGTTTGTCTGCCAGATCTACGCCAACTCTGTGCAGATGGATGTCACTTTCGGAGGTGCTCGCTACATCGGTACTGGTCGCGGTTTCGCAACGGCTCGTATCCCCTTCGGTGTGCTCTACTCACGCTTCGCCGGTCCTTCGATCTATTTCGGAGCCCGTCtgctgatgatgttgttgttcgCCACTATCACCGTCTGGACCCCCGCCATCATTTACTTCTGGATTTCGCTGCTGGCCTTGgtcatctcccccttcctgtACAACCCCCACCAGTTCGCCTGGACCGATTTCTTCATCGATTACCGCGACTACCTCCGCTGGCTGTCTCGTGGCAACTCGCGCTCGCACGCCTCGTCTTGGATTTCGTTCTGCCGCCTGTCCAGAACAAGAACCACGGGTTACAAGCGCAAGGTCATCGGCGACCCATCTGCCAAGATGTCGGGAGATGTCCCTCGTGCTGCCTTCACCAACATGATGTGGGCCGAAATCTTCACACCTTTCTGCCTGGTTCTTGTTACCCTCATCCCCTATCTCTACATCAACTCCCTGaccggtgttggtggtgagtttGGTACCAAGGAGGTGGACGATCCCGCGGCCGTTGTCATGCGTGTCGCCATTGTCGCCTTTGCCCCCATCGGTCTCAACCTTGCCGTCCTGGCCGCCATGTTCGGCATGGCGTGCTGCATGGGTCCGGTTCTGAGCATGTGCTGCAAGAAGTTTGGCTCGgtcctcgccgccatcgcccaCGCCGTCGCTGTTATTGGCCTTCTTGTGTTTTTCGAGGTGATGTTCTTCCTGCAGCGTGCCGACTTTGCCAGGACGCTCCTGGGCATGATTGCTGTCCTCGCCCTCCAGCGCTTCATCCTGAAGGTCATCGTCACTCTGTGCTTGACCAGAGAAATGAAGACGGATGCCGCCAACATCGCTTTCTGGACCGGCAAGTGGTACTCTCTCGGCTGGCACACCGTTTCTCAGCCCGCCCGTGAATTCCTGTGCAAGATCACCGAGCTGAGCATGTTCGCGGCCGACTTTGTCCTCGGTCatgtcatcctcttcctcatgcTCCCTGTCATTCTCATTCCTCAGGTTGACAAGCTGCACTCCATGATGCTCTTCTGGCTCCGCCCAAG TCGTCAAATCCGGCCTCCGATTTACTCGATGAAGCAGACcaagttgaggaggagacgcGTCCTGCGTTACTCGATCCTCTACTTCACCATGTTCATCTTGTTTGCCGCTTTGATCGCCGGCCCGCTCGTTGCCGGCAAGTTCATCATGCCGACTCTGGAAACCACGTTGAAGTTTGGTGACATGGTGTTGGTGCAGCCTGATGTGAATCAGGACAACACCCGCAACAGCACCATGACCGGTACCGGTCGCCCGAGCTACAGTGGTGCCTATACCCCAACGACAGTTGCGGCGAAAAGACCGGCCGAGACTGCGGGCACCAACGACAGACTCTTTTAA
- a CDS encoding uncharacterized protein (EggNog:ENOG503NZ3W): MARTRAQTAAQRALPSPAPNYQGTYSSQRQRTSPLMLAGNRPQGIQPRKGSSQKRATRRAERNRLRLTKHSETPSLQDSPAIQRRGRKRKHSIEHALEAGPDPDPDPKRQRTSLPRPTEDVLGEPAISSSAYKPTDPVAFWVEKEHWPEEQDWPEETSETELTMDRLPLAKKKSSSNLRKRSISATSTTPSDQKPREEKSAPYRDQRYETLLEINGSYMTKAPLGVARASQTLCRSLLEMTPPVPSDTLFRDDVFETTCQKIHNKNEARVIQDISRLIVPSAESLATFGANHLDILVESVNEGWNNSIPLTSTRPQPDYSVGFKRDAFTEDQLAKLSPFIGDFITGDQSFFMATYYMYFPFLTCEVKCGAAALDIADRQNAHSMTLAVRGIVELFRAVKREDEVNRKILAFSVSHDHRSVRIYGHYPVITEKDIKYYRHPIHDFSFTALDGKDKWTAYRFTKNVYDTWMPAHFKNICSAIDRLPSNLDFDVPPLSEATGLSQDLGNLMQSDASCASIPDERGSQSSNAGQQAVTPGTSFSEPKRRKG, translated from the exons ATGGCCCGCACTCGAGCCCAAACAGCAGCCCAAAGGGCGCTCCCATCGCCGGCGCCAAATTATCAAGGTACTTATTCTTCGCAGCGCCAAAGGACATCTCCGCTGATGCTTGCAGGAAATCGACCCCAGGGCATCCAGCCGCGCAAAGGCAGTTCTCAAAAGCGCGCTACCAGGCGTGCCGAACGCAATCGCTTGCGTCTAACTAAACACAGCGAGACGCCGTCCCTACAG GATTCGCCGGCGATCCAACGCAGAGGTCGCAAGCGCAAGCATTCAATCGAACACGCACTCGAGGCCGGCCCAGACCCAGACCCAGACCCGAAACGACAACGGACGTCCCTTCCACGCCCAACCGAAGACGTATTGGGCGAGCCGGCgatcagcagcagcgcctACAAACCCACTGACCCAGTTGCTTTCTGGGTGGAGAAAGAGCACTGGCCAGAGGAGCAGGACTGGCCGGAAGAGACCTCAGAGACGGAGCTTACCATGGACCGTCTACCACTTGCGAAGAAGAAATCCTCGTCCAATCTGCGGAAGCGGTCGATCTCTGCCACATCCACGACGCCCAGCGACCAGAagccgagggaggagaagagcgcGCCATACCGAGACCAGCGTTACGAGACCCTGCTCGAGATCAATGGTAGCTACATGACCAAAGCTCCGTTGGGCGTGGCCAGAGCCAGCCAGACTCTTTGCCGGTCTCTCCTGGAGATGACACCGCCAGTTCCCAGCGATACACTCTTTCGCGACGATGTCTTTGAAACGACATGCCAGAAGATACACAACAAAAATGAGGCGCGGGTAATTCAAGATATCAGTCGGCTCATTGTTCCTTCAGCTGAAAGTCTTGCGACATTTGGTGCAAATCACCTTGACATCCTTGTCGAGAGCGTCAACGAAGGGTGGAACAACTCGATCCCCCTCACCAGCACCCGTCCACAGCCTGACTACTCCGTTGGGTTCAAACGAGACGCATTCACCGAGGACCAGCTCGCCAAGCTGTCGCCATTCATTGGCGACTTCATCACCGGGGACCAGTCCTTCTTCATGGCCACGTATTACATGTACTTCCCGTTCCTGACCTGCGAGGTGAAGTGCGGCGCCGCTGCGCTCGACATTGCAGACCGGCAGAACGCCCATAGCATGACCCTTGCGGTGCGGGGCATTGTCGAGCTCTTCCGTGCTGTCAAGCGGGAGGATGAAGTCAACCGGAAgatcctcgccttctccgtCTCGCATGACCACCGGTCAGTACGGATCTACGGTCACTACCCGGTGATAACTGAGAAAGACATCAAGTACTACCGGCACCCGATCCACGATTTTTCCTTCACTGCGCTCGACGGAAAGGACAAATGGACAGCATATCGATTCACGAAAAATGTCTATGACACATGGATGCCCGCTCACTTCAAGAACATCTGCTCTGCCATTGATCGGCTGCCGTCAAATCTGGACTTTGATGTCCCACCACTTTCCGAGGCGACCGGGCTTTCCCAGGATTTGGGGAACTTGATGCAGTCAGATGCCAGCTGCGCTTCTATACCTGACGAGCGGGGCAGCCAGTCGAGCAATGCCGGGCAGCAGGCGGTCACTCCAGGTACCTCATTCAGTGaaccgaagaggaggaaaggatgA
- a CDS encoding uncharacterized protein (COG:S; EggNog:ENOG503NWHU) produces MKAVVNEDEVQPRKGVEVRNGKTKAARVKESFEDEQEEEEEPRRTRVELRTRKTKGSSLKESLESKPEEEQEYVSAREEVSILEDVSIFDDTFHSCESEEDPQDDSDSDNDDEGGSYTEQGSDDDSEFDLGPPPRKAPAAESQGRAKPARNSNSSVNSSQSKKAKAKNLEDRFLRLRLDNIPLPPPQSIPLTISTPTEEPGSSPSSTPPRPAPAPRPKGLVSPTKLPRIPNTPHRPSTDMFWSQEFVEDWNDQHSPAKQLFPSKPPPPPLPPPPPPPLPTTTSKPPSSSSFSSSPAKKTASERQSLKEFETNRLSLAETFLSLLDTRITSSQLSTLSASTGGIKIIWSRTLATTAGRANWKRETFRPPNSPPVFRHHCSIELSTKVITTPHRLYNVLAHEFCHLCNFMISGITTNPHGKEFKAWGEKVTGVFGKEYGIEVTTKHTYEIEFRYVWECGGCGMGYKRHSKSIDVGRHRCGVCKGVLVQVKPTPRGGGGKAGDSGGGGGGQEKKQSAYQIFMKEEMKRVKAEQPGMQQKDVMKVVAERWKAEKERNGGVVVMVAGSKEGTPEVKLPVRGGKKEIEVVDLT; encoded by the coding sequence atgaaggcggtggtgaatgaggatgaggtgcagccgaggaagggggttgaggtgagAAATGGGAAGACTAAGGCGGCAAGGGTGAAGGAGTCGTTTGAGGacgagcaagaagaggaggaggagccgagACGGACGAGGGTTGAACTCAGGACTAGAAAGACCAAGGGGTCTTCATTGAAAGAGTCGCTGGAGTCAAAAccagaggaggagcaggaatATGTCTCTGCCAGGGAGGAAGTGAGCATTCTTGAGGACGTTTCCATATTCGACGACACGTTTCATTCATGTGAGTCAGAGGAGGACCCGCAAGAtgacagcgacagcgacaacgacgacgaggggGGGAGCTACACGGAGCAGGGTTCGGACGACGACAGTGAATTTGACCTTGGTCCCCCGCCGAGGAAAGCTCCAGCTGCGGAGTCCCAAGGAAGAGCAAAGCCAGCGCGAAACTCCAACTCATCAGTTAACTCTTCCCAATCAAAAAAAGCCAAGGCAAAAAACCTAGAAGATAGGTTTTTGCGACTTCGCCTGGacaacatccccctcccaccaccacaatcaATTCCATTGACAATTTCGACCCCCACCGAGGAACCCGGATCTTCAccgtcatcaacaccacccagaCCCGCCCCTGCTCCCCGTCCAAAAGGCCTAGTATCACCCACCAAACTCCCTCgcatccccaacaccccccaccGACCATCAACAGACATGTTCTGGTCCCAAGAATTCGTCGAAGACTGGAACGACCAACACTCCCCAGCAAAACAACTTTTCCcttccaaaccaccaccaccccctcttcctcctcctcctcctcctcctctcccaaccacaaccagcaaaccaccctcctcctcctccttctcctcctcccccgccaaaaaAACCGCCTCAGAACGCCAATCCCTCAAAGAATTCGAAACCAACCGTCTCTCCCTCGCAGAGAcattcctctccctcctcgacacccgcatcacctcctcccaactcTCCACCCTGTCCGCCTCGACAGGCGGCATAAAAATCATCTGGTCCCGCACCCTAGCCACCACGGCCGGGCGGGCAAACTGGAAAAGGGAAACGTTCCGCCCGCCGAATTCCCCTCCTGTATTCCGGCACCATTGCTCTATCGAGTTGTCGACCAAGGTCATCACCACGCCTCACAGGTTGTACAATGTGCTCGCGCACGAGTTTTGCCATCTCTGCAATTTCATGATTAgtggcatcaccaccaaccctcacGGGAAGGAGTTCAAGGCttggggggagaaggtgacGGGGGTGTTTGGGAAGGAGTATGGGATCGAGGTTACGACGAAGCATACTTATGAAATTGAATTTAGGTATGTGTGGGAGTGTGGGGGGTGTGGGATGGGGTATAAGAGGCATTCGAAGAGTATCGATGTGGGGAGGCATAGGTGTGGGGTTTGTAAGGGGGTGCTGGTGCAGGTCAAGCCGACGccaaggggagggggtgggaaggctggtgacagtggtggtggtggtggtggtcaagaaaAGAAGCAGAGCGCGTACCAGATTTTTatgaaggaggagatgaagagggtCAAGGCGGAGCAGCCGGGGATGCAACAGAAGGATGTGATGAAGGTTGTGGCGGAGAGGTggaaggctgagaaggagaggaatgggggggtggtggtgatggtggcgggtTCAAAGGAGGGGACGCCAGAGGTGAAGTTGCCggtgagaggggggaagaaggagattgaggtggtggatttgaCGTGA
- a CDS encoding uncharacterized protein (BUSCO:EOG09264IKZ; COG:T; EggNog:ENOG503NXUZ) — MPRHTFQPTPLFGGALTVDLPTNFADVSKLRQVPDNQEVYIDKDGFTSIIVDITERVSSSSSSDDPLERDAKALTTHLEELVGVEDAAETVQVWNTTETQISHLSEDIPAYTLIATQTHRQREGERQGAPDFTALILTLIRLEKEQTDILVTINVPHIKGEYDEEEIDLAMGKQGELIGDAVEYAARIWESFDVKDWGLFNEI; from the exons ATGCCCCGCCACACCttccaaccaacccccctcttcGGCGGCGCCCTCACAGTcgacctccccaccaacTTCGCCGACGTCTCCAAGCTCCGCCAAGTCCCCGACAACCAAGAAGTCTACATCGACAAAGACGGCTTCACCTCCATCATAGTCGACATCACCGAGCgcgtctcctcctcgtcctcgtccgaCGACCCCCTCGAGCGGGACGCCAAAGCCCTGACCACCCACCTCGAGGAGCTCGTCGGCGTCGAGGACGCGGCCGAGACGGTTCAGGTGTGGAATACAACCGAGACTCAGATCAGCCACCTCTC AGAAGATATCCCCGCTTACACCTTGATCGCGACGCAAACACACAGGCAgcgagagggagagagacaGGGCGCTCCCGACTTTACCGCGCTGATCCTGACGCTGATCaggctggagaaggagcagacGGATATCCTCGTGACGATCAATGTGCCGCACATCAAGGGGGAgtatgacgaggaggagattgaccTGGCGATGGGGAAGCAGGGCGAGCTGATTGGGGATGCGGTCGAGTATGCGGCGAGGATTTGGGAGAGTTTTGATGTGAAGGATTGGGGGTTGTTTAACGAGATTtag